ATGATGGTTGGGTCGCTTTGGTCCCCTATAGCCCGATTGCCAATGCCCTGTTGTGACAGGATATAAGTGTTGGTTGCGAGGGCCTGGCAGCAGAATAGTAAGGTTGATGCCGCGATAAGATGGCCTGGTATGGGCATAATTCCTCCACTGCACAGGCTGGCGTAAATCTCTAACTTAGGCTGTATCTTACCGGCACTGGGCACGGTGTGATGATTGCCATATAAAATTATGGTGAAAACTTAATGGTTTGTATATGAGAGATAAGCACTGAATTACTAGGGAAATGGGTTCAAGCTTTATTCCTGGTTGAGTGTTTGTTTATTGGTGGCTCCGTGTATATTTCTGTAAATGGAAGTGCTTCCCAATCTGAGTAAACTTGTGAGATACTTCAAGTCCACTTCACCTTTGCCCAGTTTTTCCTGAAAATAGAAATAACCCTATAAAACGTGTGGTTTTTTTAGGTTAGCTACACAGAAAAAGATTCTTCACCCCAGTTAGATTAATTCACAGACTGCTCATTTTTTTGTTAACTATTTTTGTTAATTGAGTGAGAATAGGGTTCTTTCCCAATCCCTGGAAATGGAATCTCGGGCGATATCCCGCACTGATGCGGATGACTGAAAAGTCGGCGCTTTCGCTTAGGTTGCGGCGCCGCCGGACAGATAAACCCCTGTGTCCTGCTTTTTATAGGACGCCTTTGATTCTCCAAGCAAAGCAGGCCTGTCGGGGTGGTCTTGTACTGCGAATTATTTGTGTAGGGAGCCTGGTGTTCCCGTAGTTGGTAAGGAGAATGGATTTTGATACCTATCGTTGACCGCGCGCGCGCGGAGTCTATTGCACCTATTTGGCGTATGCCGTTTCGACCTTTTTTCTGGGGAGCTGCTCTGTGGAGTATGGTTGCCCTGGTTATCTGGCAGGGGCAGTTATCCGGTTGGCAGATGCCGGCTTTTCGTATGGGGGTAGTCTGGCACTCCCATGAGATGCTGTTTGGGTTCGCGGCTACCGTTGTTGTGGGTTTTCTGGGTACGGCTATGCAAACCTGGACTGGTATCCCCTCGCCAAAGGGCACTCAGCTTATTGCTTTGGTCGGCTTGTGGCTCTTAGCCCGTTTGGGCTATCTGTTGGCGGCGGTTCCTATTTGGATGCCGGTGATTGCTGAAGTGTCCTTTTTCCTGTTCTCAGCGTTCTTGCTCGGAGCCAGGGTGTTGCGAACCAAGCAGTGGCGAAATATGTTTGTATTGCCTGCGATGCTGATGTTTGCCGCATTGTCCGCTAGCCACTGGCTGCTGCCAGGGGCACAGAGTCGAATCGCCTTACTGGCTTTGCTGTTGGTGACGGCGATTATTCTGATAATCGGCGGGCGGGTTATACCCTTCTTTACGGCGCGCCGCTTCCACTTGAGCCCAAGGGATAAGATACCGGCTGTAGAGTGGGGTACCCATATTGCTGCGGTGGGCTTGTTACTGTCGGTAGCTGTTGGTTTGCCGCAAATGGTTTGGGCCTTTTTTGCGGTCTCTCTGGGTATTTTGCAGGTGATCCGGGTAGTGCGCTGGCACCCGACAAAAATATGGGCAGAACCGATGGTTTGGTCTCTGCATGTGAGCTACTGGTTGGTTATTTTGGGGTGTTTTCTCGCGGCTCTGGCCTGGAGCCAAATTGCCCCTTCCTGGCAGAGTCCCGCTTTACACGCATTTGCCGTTGGCGGTATCGGCGGATTGATCTTGTCTATGACCAGTCGCGTCAGTCTCGGCCACACAGGTCGGATATTGAAGGTGCCGCGCTTGATGCCCCTGGCTTTTATGGCTCTGGCGTTATCTGCTCTCGCACGTGTGTTTTGGGCACCCGCCCCGAGTGGTTTGCTCGCAGCAATTATTGCCTGGGTAGTCGGTTACACGCTTTTCTTACTGTATTACACCCCGGTGCTTTTCCAGCCGCGCGTTGACGGTCATCCCGGCTAATTCTCTCTATGTGATCTTCAGTTGCTGCGAGAAACCTTATCATCGCAGCAACTGTGGTCGAGTAAAGCCATCATTAGCTGGTCTATTCAGAGTCCGCACTAGCTACCTGGGGTAGTTTGTCTACTTTAGGTACTGTTTCCAGTTCCCGGTCCCACTCGGCTTTACTGGCCATAAAGATATGGGCATTAGGCCTTACATCTATTGGGCGATCCAGGCTGCCAGCGGGAACCGCTAAGAGGCCAATTTCAGGATCTTCTCGTGGCACTGCGGAACCGCATTGATTGCAAAAGCTTTTGCTGTGCCTCGTCCCTGCTAACTTAAAGGTTTTGACCTGTTCTACACCGGATAGCCATTCAAGTTTCGCTGATGCGAAGAATAGGTTTGCTGCATGAGCTGAACCGGTATCTTTGCGGCAGTAACTACAGTGGCAGAGAAA
This DNA window, taken from Microbulbifer sp. VAAF005, encodes the following:
- a CDS encoding NnrS family protein; amino-acid sequence: MIPIVDRARAESIAPIWRMPFRPFFWGAALWSMVALVIWQGQLSGWQMPAFRMGVVWHSHEMLFGFAATVVVGFLGTAMQTWTGIPSPKGTQLIALVGLWLLARLGYLLAAVPIWMPVIAEVSFFLFSAFLLGARVLRTKQWRNMFVLPAMLMFAALSASHWLLPGAQSRIALLALLLVTAIILIIGGRVIPFFTARRFHLSPRDKIPAVEWGTHIAAVGLLLSVAVGLPQMVWAFFAVSLGILQVIRVVRWHPTKIWAEPMVWSLHVSYWLVILGCFLAALAWSQIAPSWQSPALHAFAVGGIGGLILSMTSRVSLGHTGRILKVPRLMPLAFMALALSALARVFWAPAPSGLLAAIIAWVVGYTLFLLYYTPVLFQPRVDGHPG
- a CDS encoding GFA family protein, coding for MEQKGSCLCGTINFEIEGDFGGFFLCHCSYCRKDTGSAHAANLFFASAKLEWLSGVEQVKTFKLAGTRHSKSFCNQCGSAVPREDPEIGLLAVPAGSLDRPIDVRPNAHIFMASKAEWDRELETVPKVDKLPQVASADSE